Genomic DNA from Candidozyma auris chromosome 1, complete sequence:
AAAAGCGCAATTTCCATCTGCATACCGCAGGGGGAGATTAAACGAGTATTTACTGGTTTTACCGAGGAGCTGCCGCGGACATGGAAGTGGTAGCCCCACTGAGTGTAGTATGAAGCCTTAAGAATGTCAGTATTGAAGTCTGCTTCTAATCTGGACTGAGAGGGGTGACTTGAAGGGTTCAGTAAATATGAGACATAGTTGTCAACTCAATGCGCTCTTGCAGTATATACCTACACTGACCAGTATGACAATGCAGGGTTATTCCAGACAAATTTGACGCAGCCTGTTTTGAAGATAAGCCGGATGCTCGAGTCGAGTCTAAAGTTGGATGTAGAAAGCTTTTAAGGATTAACCTTTGACTAGTGGAGCGAACAGGCCTATTAGTACGTAGAAAACAAATTCTCGTAACTCTTATTTTCTTGATTGGCAGCCATTTGAGATACTGGTCAAAGTTAGGCATGCCGCAAACCTCTGTGAATACATTGACCCTGGGTGCTTTGACTGGAGCATGGCAAACACCAAATGTACTTCAAGCATAGACAAGAGCAATCGCCTTCATAAAACCTCAATCACATTCAGTCAGTTGATTGTCGACCAGTTTCTTAATAGAAAACTGGGAGCGCTTGTAGGTACTTGTCGGACTGCTGGATGAAAGAGGCATTGCTGATCTTGCCGTCGCCAAACTCCATTGGACTCAATGCATTGAACACAACTGTTTTGAGGAAGACAGAGGAGTATAAATCCCAAAGTTGTGGCTGGAGATTCTCCGTGTCCAAATCAGAGAGAAGGACAAACTTGAAACTGGTCAAAGACTCTAGATAATGGACTCTGTAGGAGCCGGTGCTGAAGGAGCGCAATAAGTTCGGCGTGTCTGATGTTGACAATTTCGAGGATAAGTTTTTCAACGAGTGTATAAggccaaagagaagctttgcGGTGTCTGATgtgttgtttttgttgacaGATCCGAGGTTGGCAGATGATTGAGCGGGCGAAGGCTGAGAGGTAGAGCTTGATGACAGGGGCACATTTGTATGGCCGTATTCACGTGAGTATATACAGCTGCAATGTCTGTCGAAGATGTAAAACGCGTATATGGTCATGGGGTTGTGATTTGATGGAGGTTGTGATTTGGTCCAGGGTAGAGATCGTGAGAGAGACAGTTTCGGTGTATGGACAGCGGGTGTGAAGTCACGTGACACTAAGGAGGAGGTGAAGCAACGAACTTCATGGCAACAAAGGCAAGTAAACAAAAAATAGTCTGCTTTTCCCATTGTAGAAAGATACACATCAGCCAGCTTCACCCCTCTCCTGATATAACCGCCACCTAGTTTTGGGAAACACCTCTTGCTTCTCCGCGCAGAGAGGCAGTGTGTTCTGGAACATAGGCACGCGGCGATAGCGAAGTGGGAAAGCACGAATTAGGGCGACGAGAGAACtacaagaaaagagcaagGAAGCAAAGGAAGCAACCAAAGCTGAGAATGTTGatgtggtggtggtggtgaatgttgatgttgtagtGATGGTGGTGGCACTCGACGTACACAGTGTGGGTTGTGGATTGGGTCGAGTTTCTCCATTAGgcagtggctgcgaaaaagacaCACAgacacacacacacaccAGGGTCCCCAGCCATAGTGTGGAGTCTGACACCATGTGGAGCCCTGTGGCCACAGTAGAAAAAGGTTGGCCCCACGTTTGGAGCAGTTGTATAGTGTGGAGGGGATCAGCATTGTAGATGGTTTAGATGTTGTAGATAGTGAAGGTTGAGGCATTTAGCCTTAGTATGAGGCATTTAGTCTGAGTATGAGACATTTAGTCTTGATGTGAGACATTTAGCTCTAGGATGAGAGATTTAACGACACCTAGTATGAGGCATTTAAAAGGGGCGGAATATCAGAATGAGGAAACTAAATGGTGCTTACAAAACATCATATCAATTGGCCCGCCAATTCTGTCCAACTGGACAGTGTCTGTTGAGGGGTCTGTGAGTGAGAATATGGTTTACGGTGGTCCAGGCGCTCAAGAGGGAGATGTAGGCAATTAGGAGACGTAATCGGCTGCAGACAGAGAGCTTGTGATTGCAACCCCAACGAAACGCAGAGCCTTCAGCGTAGGTAGAATGATGCAAAGGGCAACAGAAATAATGTCATCGGATCAACTGGCCGTCCAGCAAGAGAATGACGTAGAGACACATTACAACACCCCGtctaaaaaaaaatagaaaaagtAAACAGAAAATCGCCTGTTTCATGTGTGGATGTAGTCTTCTGTGAGCTGAGGCACCGTGAAGATAGTGCACCGATCCATGGATCTAGAACGGACCATGTAGGGAGATGTAGCAGTAGACGAGGAAGCGGCAATGTAGGCAcacaagatgaagaagtagGAGCAACAGGTGGAAAAGCGTGTAGGACAGGCAACGGAAATGTAGgaaagatgatgacgaaCATTCTAGGTGGGCGGAACGCAGACGACGAGCGGCCACCCTTCCTCAACTGGAGGACCCTCAACAGGAGGGAGGCAGGTGCCAGTGGAACGCTGTACAAGAATGCCTTGCTGGTTGACGCTAGTTGGCGCTAACGGGATAATGGCGAAAGTGACGGTACCCCTATCTGAAGACAAGAGCCCAGCAGGTAACAAAAAGCAAGATGGCGCCTCCCACAGCCAACGTAGTGCCAAACCGGGTGAAAGTTCAACAGGGGACCCAACAAGAAGACTGTTCAACCTTGTTGACTTGGAGGATGTTCAACCTTGTTGACTTTGGCtgaattcttttttttcttttctctttattGAGATCCAGGGCTGATACTTTCCATGGTGTAGATCGCCCAGGagaatttcgcagccatttctgtAGGCATCATTTCTGTAGGCATCATCGGTAGGTATCATTTTTGTGGGCACCATCGTCAACACCACCACGTAGACGAAACAAACATTAAACCACAAAACAAACCTTCCTGGACCCGGAGCCCGTTTTTGGGCACCTGTTTGTTGGTGTTCCTGTGAGTCGGAGGTCTAGTTCCAGCAGCCCTCAGGCTGTGACTGAGTTGCAGCGCAGAGCACCGTGAGTCACTGGCGGCAGCCCCAATCGGAAGAAAAAACGCAAACCCACAGTGACCACAACATATGGGCAAAAAACCGACAAGAATAAAGAACGAGGTAGTAAAAAAATCAACCCATCACATTCACCCACTTACGCTGTTGATCAATTTTTACCGTTTGACCCCGAGTCTCCCCTCCTCGCTCTCCTCGCTCTCTTCTGCCCCAGCCTATTGTGGTTATCCTGGCCCTGGCGCTGGGGCCCCGGTGCGcatttttcgcacccattCTGCCACTTTCTGCCACTGGGGTCCCTCTCCGACCACGGTGCCCAGCACGTGCTTTGGCACCATTGGCATGggccaaaaaaataaaagagaACAGCCTTTTTTGGGCAAATGAATCAGAGTCCACTAGGTTGGCCACTTCCAGACTCTCCAATTCGAGCtctcctttttttcgcCTCAATCCCCCCCTTTCCTTTGTGGATCTCGGTGTGGCTAAACTGTGGACCTGGCTGTGGGTGTGGTGGTGGGAAGCTTGGGCTTGGGCTGCGCGCAGCGCAGGGTTCAGCACTGGGTGTGGTTGCTTGGGCTTGCTCATTCTTGCGTGCACTATTGTTCGCAGGCAACCGTGGTGACTAACGCTGCGTAGCCCTCGAGGCGCCTGCCTGCCCACCTTCCTCCCTATATAAAGGCGAGCCGACCCCGGATCAGAGGTTTTTCACTTTCCATCTATAGGCATCAACGACCCCAACAACCCGAGCTGGAGATTCCACGGATTTTACCGTTAGTTTTGAACATCTCTCGTTGACCACTTTGCATACTTGACGCTAATTGTCCCTTTGGTTCATACTTTCCCGTGTTCATTTGAGCAGTTGCAACCTCGCTAGTTACGCACAAGCTAGTTACACATACAGCTAATTGCAAATTCTCAAGCCTTCAGTCAGCTTACCAGGTTTACCTattttcttcctcgacaTTCCATCCCCCATGTATTCGGTGGCTGAACCAAGAGACTTTGTCGACTACACCGACCTCGACATCGAGCTGGAGTGGAACCCCCAGTACCAGGACTCCCCCGTGCTTCTGGCCAACGAGCCCGACTGGATCGACGAGGAGTCGCCCAATTCGCCTGCCGACGGCTTCCTCTACGAGTGTGCCTTCTGCCTCCATGCCCACTCGCCCTCGCTGCCATGCAACGGAGCCAACTACACGTTCCAGCTCCCCCTGCTGGCGCTGCACCGCTATTCGTACGAGGCGCCCGTGTATCACCACGAGGAGAGTGGTGACAGCAACGGCATCATTGAGCTGAACTACAGAAAGTGGTTGGTGTCTGTGACGCCACGCTAAGGCCGGTGGGGGTCAGCATAGGGCATTTTATAGAATGTGCAACGAAGGACGATTGCACTAGGGCTTTAATTTTTGACATAggaggttttttttttggttaGGATTGGGTTTAATATAGGACGATACGATAGAGAGAGTTGTAGATGGCGTAGGTGGTGTAGATGGAGAGGGACCGGCGATgtgtggctgcgaaagcCGAAGTGTGGAGTTCTGAAAACAGAAATGTTCCACACATGTTACAGAttacaagaaaatgagagaTTAGATTTATACATCCGAAGAAAGGTGAAACAAAGTATTTtatttgaagagaagggtGAATCAGGATTATTTGTACATGCCTTAGTTAGGTGTGATGAATTTAGCATGGGTTGAGGATTTGTAGGGGTCCAGCAAATCTGACGCAAAACTTCTTTCAAGTGGAAGTGTCAAAATCGGGCTAAATAACAAagtctccttcttttcattgtTTTCATGATTGTTTTGCTCAGCGCTTCTGATCGGAGACTGGTTGGTTTAAAACAATGGCCGTTTTCGGACATAGATGACTGCTCGGGCTCATGTACTGGAGACTATCTGGCCCCCGTCCTTGTAAGATTGACAAAAGTGTTTACAGAGGCTTACAAAAGATGAAGGGAACGTTGATGTTGCTGAAGCAACCGACACGGCCACTGGTCCGTTGGTTTGTATACTCCTTTAGCAGTTGCTGGATGATGTCAAGGTAATCATGAAAAGATCATTTTTGTGGTGCTTTATGAGTGGAATGATTGTGGGTGGGGATTCGATAGCAAGTAAAAATTATACAAGGGAGGTTTTAATCAGCTTATTGTCCGACATACGTTGATTTCCCTGGGGGATTGTGTTGCAGGGTTGTTACTGATGATATAGATAAGCTCAGCAAAATGAACTTTTCTACAAAGAATGAAAGAGACATCACTATGGTAATCAAGCTGTAGCCTTTTTGTTTGAATAAAATTGCCATTATTGACTTACCAATAGTTATGTCCTATTAAAAGCTCCTCCACAGAAAGTATAGCTAGACTCTGCTTCAAACCGAAGAGAAGCGTGATTTATCTTGTCGGCTCCCTTTTACTCTTCCATTTCGTCTTCTCATTCGCTCTACTGAATCTGCCCTTTTCTACATCTCCTTTATTGCCTAATTATCTTGATTTGACATGTATTCGTTTTTGCGGCTAATGGCCGGGTGCACGTATCTaatccttcttctccaagtcgATAAACTTGCCACCGTTGGCGAATCTTGGGTGACGAGGGTCGTTGATGAACTCGTCAGTGTCTTGCATGGCGCCAGCAGCCTTCCAGATCAACGCGTATGTGATGGCAGCTAATTGTTAGTATAATGTTTGAATTGGAGCAAGGTTTTAAAGAAATCGAGGGCTTGTGTGATATCAGTTGGATAAGCATCAGCTTGAACAATGGCTATTTGAATTTGAAAGGAGTTCTTTTGACATGTTCTCTGTGAATTCTCGATACTGGAATCGGATTGCGTGAAGGGCCGTTGAGGAGCGTCTCTAATCATAGTTTCAGTTTCAAGATTAAAGTACGAATCTTTTAAGCAACAACCGGCTCTTTCCAagtttttcttcaaaaggcCACATTCATGGCACATTCTATTCGTAGCCCAGTGACTAACATTGATTCCTCGCCATGCACTTCTCACTCAATTGTGCACCATTTCCCTCTAATCTTCTCAAAGTATCACATACCTCCAGTGGCAAAGGGCCAGTAGTGTTTCAAAACAGGAGTGTTAAATCTTGGGAGCATGTTAATCTGTTGGATATAGAAAAGGTGAAGCTGGAAGttggttttcaaaaaaCCCACTTCTCAGTGCGCACCTCCCTCTGGCCAATGAAACCGTGTGTCTGCAGAAAAGGCTCACCGACCTGGTACCCTGAGTATAGCGGAAGGCGGATGGACCAAAAAAAGCACGGGATTCGGCTTGaacttttattttttgatcaaagaaaagaaaactcAGTATCTCGCCAACCACATCATTATATGAGACTGTATTTCCCGGGATGATTTGGCTGGTGTGTGAGAAGCTTCTCACCGCACtcgttttgcagccatatTAGAGGTCAAGTAGATGAAGTCACCATTGGGAGCAAAACCTCGACTTTGTTGGCCTTTACTTCAGCAGAGCctttcttcgaagaatCTCCACCACAATTTGTTTTCCTTTGTCGAACCAGCAGGGCAACTCCAGCTTCTCGGGATCTTCGACCATCACCACTTCTCGCTCAAACTGCTGTTGGCATATAGCCTCCCACATCTTAGTAGTCTCTGGGTTTCTCTCGCTTCTTGCAATGACAGCCAATTTTGTGCCATTGGCGAAGAAGGTATTTAAGCAGTTGGCTAGGATTTCCAAAACACTAGGGTCATACACAATGTCGGCGCCCATCACTATATCAGCCCTGGGAGCCTCCTCTCCCCATATAAACTGGACAAACTCAACATCGTCATCAGCAGAGTTGTTTGCAAACGTCGATGGTAGCTTCTGCACAACCTCTGCAGCACCATCTGTGACTaggagcttcttgaatCCATGtatattcttcttctttgcaagtgCTAGCAGGACAAGCCCTGTGCCTGCTCCAAGTTCGAGAACAGTGCAATCTCGAAACATATTTTGGAACCTGGGGTTCGTGTTGACAGCCAaagcgagaagaagagcagcaTTCCATGTCCTGGCCCCAGTTGTTCCCTGGCCAGAAATGACCCGAGGCGTCTCATGAATAGTGACCCATGTAGACGAGTCaacaagaaattgaaggcGGTCTGGGTCTGACGGAGCCAAGGGCTTGGCCGAAAGAGTTGAGCAAAGGAGCTCATAAGGATCAACAAAAGGACCATTGTCGTTTTCAGAGGATTGGGGCTCCACCGAGGGAgtgtttgcagccatggAAAGGTAGCAGACCGGGCTCGATAGCAGCACAAGCAGCGACAGTCTTGATGGCAGCACCAGTCTTGATGGCGAATCCAGTAGCTCCTTTAGTGGTTGTATGTGTGGATCAGCCTCCAGTTTGTCATGCTCGTCGTGCTCATCACCTACTTTGTGCTCATGGATTCCACAAATCTCCAGTTTGCTTCCCTGAACTGGGTCATCTGTGGGGTATTCGATACTTTCAGGGTCTCTTTCGTCTCTAGTTTCTCTAAATTCCCCAGGTTTCTCCTCTGTTGCCTCTTCTGCCTCGgcatcctcctcctcgaTCCTCTTGATGTATTCACTCATGAACATCCTCGCATAATATGGGTTTGTCTGGACTACATCTTCCACGGCAGCCAAGatgtctcttcttgaagctgtCTGGAGCAATTCTGGACTGCCAAAGATCTCCTTTATGAGCGCTCGCAGCCGTAGCGCTGCAATGATAGAAGGCATGGAAGTTGTAGTATGGTGATAGTGAGAAGTGAAAAATGTAGGTACAGAAGAAGTGAACTCCACACAAACTATGGTGCATAGAATACAGATTACAAGGAATTGAGGCCCTATTAGAACAATTCGATTCCAATCTCTACATTATTCGTGAAAGCTATTCTTTTATGCTATGGATGACTATGCAAACGGCCGGCTCGCCGACCCCAGGTTCTCCTTCGTTCACTCTTCACAAATGACGGTTGCTCAGTTGGCAACAGTGCCAAACActctcaatctcttgacACCGCCGTCTGGAATCATGGTCAACATGACATGCGAGTATGGGCcctccttctctgccttgaacttgaactCCTCGTGAGGGCCAGTCTTACTGTCCTTGACAATCACCTCCCACTTGTCACTGTCAAATGGCGGCAAGCTGTCTGGCGACGCCTCGATGCCCTCTGGTGCCTTGTACCCCTTCACGTTCACCTTCTGTGGGAAGTTGCCTCTGAAATGAGCAGTGTCCACAAGCACCTCCTGGACCTTGGTCACGGCGCCCAACTTGATCATCGCCCAGTCCACATGGCCAGCGCCACGCGAACGTTTCGTTTCCCAGCCGTCTCCCATGTGCTCGCCACGGCCAGGCAAAAGAAGGTTGTCTGCGCTGGAAAAGCACTGGTCAGACACTTTCACGGCCACACCACCGTTTTTCACCAGCGCCAGGTCGATTACCGTCTTGGGGTCCTTGGGCAAGATAGGCACCACCTTACCGTAGATTCTGAACCGGGCAATTCCACCGTCAGGGTACATTCTCAAGCGGAAATGTGTGTAGTTCTCCTTGGTGAGACCACAGGGACGCACAAAGTAGTGTTTCAGGCATGGGTGGCACTCGACCTTGGAGATGATGTCCTCCCACTTCGAGTCGGGGCCGACTTTGAGTCGTCGTCGGCACGAACACCTTCCACCGAGATGAAAGGAGCAGCGTTACCGGTGAAATGAGCGGTGTCGACCTCACAGCCAATGATTCTTGCCGAGCTCACGCCAGCTTTGAAGATCACCCAATCAGCTTCCTCGGTGTTGTGTCTTCTGGTTTCCCAGCCGTCAAACCACTTTCCAGAGTGGACAAACTTGGTTGGGTCAAACACCACTGGAgtggacttgatcaagttggCTGCTGGAGCGAAAAACTCGTCCAGGAAGCTCAACACCTGGCCCCCCAATTTCTGGCCAATCACGTCGACGTAGTTGGTCACGAtctccttgttgaatttctcCTCGGTGTAAATCTCGGGCATCTTAGCTTATTATTGTAGAATGGTAGTTGGTTTTGTCAAAACTAGTGTGGATGTTGACGCCTTTTATGCTTGGGTGCAAATTCCGTGGAGGAGCGGCATGTCCCGATAGGCAAATTGTGCGATATGGCGGAAACAACGTCGAATAGGTCGACTGGAACAAAGGTgggaagattttgaaatttgagTTGGTCTTTTGACTTCGATTTTCTGACTCTGTCCAAGGTCCTCTCtgacttcaccaccttgtGGCTCTTACAACGGTGGTTTCagttgtttttttttgactctTGTCTCCAGTAGTGCCATTGACATTTAGTGGCTATTCCGCGCTGCCTACCGCATTGGGGGTTTGTGCTTAGTGAGTTCCGTGGTGGTCTCTTGGCCACTGGTTGAGTTTCACATTGGTAATTCAGTCTCTTGAAGCATCTTTATAGGCGATTTCTTGTGATTGGGCCCTCTgggggaaaaaaaaaggtgtGGAAGAAATTGGAcacttttggctgcgaaaaagtgtGCGACCAAGGGCAAGAGAAGCCAACGAAGAGAGTTCGTGAGAAATGATTCAGTGAATGATTGGTAGGGACGGAAATTTTCTAAAATTGACTGAAACTGGGTCGATAATTATGAaacttttatttttggtTGAGATTAATCGACCGCAAGTAGAAGGCCTGAAATGTCTGGCATTATTTGGAGAAAGGTGGGCTGCCTCAGATAGTGCGCTTCACTTTCTTCGTAGCCTCAAGATTGCAACATAGGGAGTTAGTTATCCTGAACGAGTGCCTGTTAAATATTGAAGGTGTTGAGAGAAAGCTGGAGAGACTTTATAAGTGGGATTTCTTGATGGAAGCATTGCAAAAGAGAGGTGAAATAGCACTTATTAATTGGAATACACCAGACGGAGTAGTACAAGGGGGATCTTTTTATAAGGACTTTAGAGATCGAACTCTCTTCGCCAATGTGCTACTGTGTCAATTATGAAAAGCGTTTGCATTTGCTTTGGCTCAAAAATAACCAAAGTCGAATGGTTCCCTCGCATTTCAGCAGTCAGCAAATATTGTACTAAACGCTGCTCTCACATACTGCTCTGAGGTATCTAACTTTCCAGATAAATCTATCAAAATTTTAAGACTATCCCAATGGCCTCGTCATCCCAGATCCTAGAAAGAACTCACTAAGGCTTATCAAGATAAGTTTCAGATCATCAAGGCCTGCTAAGCGAGTTTTCACGCTCTGGTGTGCCAAAGTttaaatggctgcgaaaactcAATTTCGTCAACTGGCCTCCCTCGAGGTGGCCTACGGGGCATTCCActaaaaaaaagtaaacaATTCTAAACTCAAAGGAAGTCTGAATAAACCTTTTCGTCTCTTGTGTCTCTTTTGCCCAATCCCAATCCATATTATAGTTCCTCGGCTGTGCCGGCTAATCGCTCTAATCATCGCATCTTGATACATCTACAAATATCCGGGTGCACGGAGCCTGAAACCAGATTTCCCTGTATTATTTTGCCCACTTTTCATTCCCCAGCATTCTCCATTTTCCTCAATTTCGCTCATCTTATCTCAGATCTCTGCCGTTGCCAAATCTCGTTACTTTCCTCATCTGAGCCTGCGCAGTGAGCTTTCCCGTTTGGATAAAAACAATAACATCCAAACAAGCGAAACGAGTACCCAAGACACAGTGACATAATTTTTCCCAATCAACCTTTGACGGCCTGAACTCGATTATTCATACAGTCAGCACTTTAGGTTCTTCGGCACTTTTCGGTTCAATAGGCGTTCTGATCAATTCCAGTCCAACTCCCTTCCATTCATTAGTCAAGTCAACCAATAACATATATCCACCCCTCCTCTTGGTGACAACAATCCTTTTATCATTTACAACCCAAAGATCCAAACCAGTTCGTCTGCCATGGACAATGACTCAATAGTGTCGCCGTCACGAACCGAACATCGCCATCTTCTGCCGAGGAAATCGAGGTCTCCACTTAGAAACATGAACACCCCGCTGAAGCCTCCCAAATCTCTGTCGAAGGGGTCTCCCAGGGCCACTCCTACAAAAGGAAGTCCTGTGCCACTTCAAAAGCAACACTCTGAGCTCATGGCCAGGTCCAATAGTCTTGCGAGGGAATACGCTCAGCTTGAGCAGgagctcaacaacaagaacgCCTTGGTGGAAGAACTCTCTACGAAGGTGGCAAACACAGAGCGCATGTTGAAAGCGCTTCAGGAGGAACGTCGCAACGAGCTGGCTCTCTACGAAAAAGAGATCGCGTTCTACAAGGACACAATTGCTGATTTACAGAGGAAGTCGCTGAAATACCTACAACAGCTTGAGCACGGCCGGTCCCACTCGCATCAGGTGTCGCAGGAGCTCGATGAGAAGTACGCTAAATTACTCAAATCGGTGAAGGTGTTGCAGCTGGATCTCGAGTTGGAACGCAACCTGAAAGCGTTGCTCATTGACCAGATCGAGTATTTGACCAAAGAGCGTGATTTCTTGATCGATCATCACAACGCCTCCTCCTCCGAAGAAAAAGCTGCTCTAAGCAATGCTACGTCGAGAATAGCTTCTGGCAATTCAGTCTTGCGCCACGATATTACCCCTTCAGCGCCAAACAACGCTACTTTTGACGATGATTCGAATTCTGACAACAGCGTTCATGAAAACCATATGTTGAGCAGTTTGGCGGAAGATTTGGCTACTGGAACTGGCTGCGATGCAGTGGACACATCTTCACCAATCAAGGACCACTCTTACAAGGAAGACAGCTTCATGAACGTGGCACAAAACTTCCAgtttcctccttctccgGAGAAAATGCCAGCTCCAGAATCTAGACTTCCCCCATCTCCAGACTCAGATGCAAAATACAGAAAGAGAATCTCACTTCCAACGCAGCTTAAGCAGCATGATGATTTCGTGCTCTCTCCTTTAAAATTGACGAGTAACGCGAACGGTTCCTACTTCGAGACCGAGGGTTCTGTTCCATCCTCCAAGCGATCCAGCAAGAGACATTCCATGTTGAAACCAAACCATTCCAGGTACAACTCACATGATTTCGTACCTATCAAGGTTGAGTTTGAGCAGCAAAATGATCTGTACAGAAGTGCTTCCGCCCCCGTGAGAGGACACTTGAacaatcttgatgaagcagACGAAGATACACAAGAGGCGGATCGCAACGAAGCCTTGAGAAAACTACAGGGGTTTGAACCTTCGAAACGCGACTCTATGCTCTCGAGTTCGTCCAAGCGTTCTAGTATGTACACAGATCTCAATATTCTGAGTGGCGACATCACTAAGCAAGAGATCATGAAGCTCAAGTTCGAATTGCAGTCGCTCAAATTGCACAACGAAAAGCTATTGTCTTATATTGGATTTGAACTtcagaagcagaagaaaaacatcaagaaacTATCGAGCCGAAGTAACTTACGTGGCAACATGGAGTATTCTGACGCCAAGTTGATCGAGAAGCTGCGGGACATGTTAattcagaagaaaagagtGCTCCGCTCTGTATCTGTCAACCCTATTCTATCAACAAAACTATCCAAGCCGCTCAATTTGTTTGAACCGACGGTTGGATTAGGCCTCATAAATTCTCCGAGCCAAGAggatgaggacgatgatgattttgTGTTCAAGAGTCATTTTATAAACTCGCTCACTAACGCAGATTGTGACGATTACGGCTTTTTATCACACCATCGCAAGCATAGTCTGAGACTTTTTTCGAATAACACGCAGCAGTACCTCAATGAAGCGGATGCAAAGCAGCcgaagaagttcaagtcgCAAACGTTTGCGCCACCACTGGAGtcacaagaagatctcttcTCTCAATTCGAAACAGATTGGGA
This window encodes:
- a CDS encoding TRAPP subunit BET5; translation: MTIYAFYIFDRHCSCIYSREYGHTNVPSSSSSTSQPSPAQSSANLGSVNKNNTSDTAKLLFGLIHSLKNLSSKLSTSDTPNLLRSFSTGSYRVHYLESLTSFKFVLLSDLDTENLQPQLWDLYSSVFLKTVVFNALSPMEFGDGKISNASFIQQSDKYLQALPVFY
- a CDS encoding protein-lysine N-methyltransferase, whose translation is MPSIIAALRSRALIKEIFGSPELLQTASRRDILAAVEDVVQTNPYYARMFMSEYIKRIEEEDAEAEEATEEKPGEFRETRDERDPESIEYPTDDPVQGSKSEICGIHEHKVGDEHDEHDKSEADPHIQPLKELSDSPSRSVSPSRSSSLVSLSSPVCYLSMAANTPSVEPQSSENDNGPFVDPYELLCSTLSAKPLAPSDPDRLQFLVDSSTWVTIHETPRVISGQGTTGARTWNAALLLALAVNTNPRFQNMFRDCTVLELGAGTGLVSLALAKKKNIHGFKKLLVTDGAAEVVQKLPSTFANNSADDDVEFVQFIWGEEAPRADIVMGADIVYDPSVLEILANCLNTFFANGTKLAVIARSERNPETTKMWEAICQQQFEREVVMVEDPEKSELPCWFDKGKQIVVEILRRKASSK
- a CDS encoding allantoicase, with protein sequence MYPDGGIARFRIYGKVVPILPKDPKTVIDSASVKNGGVAVKVSDQCFSSADNLLLPGRGEHMGDGWETKRSRGAGHVDWAMIKLGAVTKVQEVLVDTAHFRGNFPQKVNVKGYKAPEGIEASPDSLPPFDSDKWEVIVKDSKTGPHEEFKFKAEKEGPYSHVMLTMIPDGGVKRLRVFGTVAN
- a CDS encoding allantoicase, whose product is MPEIYTEEKFNKEIVTNYVDVIGQKLGGQVLSFSDEFFAPAANLIKSTPVVFDPTKFVHSGKWFDGWETRRHNTEEADWVIFKAGVSSARIIGCEVDTAHFTGNAAPFISVEGVRADDDSKSAPTRSGRTSSPRSSATHA